Proteins from a single region of Oreochromis niloticus isolate F11D_XX linkage group LG7, O_niloticus_UMD_NMBU, whole genome shotgun sequence:
- the setd6 gene encoding N-lysine methyltransferase setd6 isoform X1, translating into MAARAKRAKVEDGSELSPLQSFLQWCDGVGLELSSKVCVSKEGIVAEYGMLAKDDIEEGEVLFTIPRSALLHQGTTKVSTLLEKEQSSLQSSSGWVPLLLALLYEYTSSQSHWKAYLSLWTDFKTLDHPMFWSKEERGRLLKGTGVPEAVDRDLANIQREYTDVVLPFMTRHPDLWNPGTHTLDLYTQLVAFVMAYSFQEPQDEEDEEEEEEEKPPNPPMMVPMADMLNHVSNHNANLEFTQDSLKMVCVRPIHKGQEVFNTYGQIANWQLLHMYGFTEPCSSNSNDTADIPVANLYEAAARGAQSDLDRQLVEEQWEVLCQIMEEKAAFVFGKQGCLTDTELHTALKVLCMSKEELSEFKDNEGWEEDDEDDEKISLALSNEGLPKLKASWKRLIYEAACLTLRSYGDGEDEEKVMDVDRALMEDKAALMGLSCRQWKALQVRYGQKSILHGLMELTKS; encoded by the exons ATGGCAGCAAGAGCGAAACGAGCCAAG GTGGAGGATGGCTCAGAGCTGAGCCCTCTGCAGAGCTTTTTACAGTGGTGTGACGGAGTCGGCCTGGAGCTCAGCAGTAAG GTGTGCGTGAGTAAAGAGGGGATCGTGGCCGAGTACGGGATGCTGGCCAAGGATGACATTGAGGAGGGGGAAGTTTTGTTCACCATCCCCAGATCAGCTCTCCTCCATCAGGGAACAACCAAAGTTTCTACCTTGCTGGAAAAAG AGCAGTCGTCTCTGCAGAGCTCGTCGGGTTGGGTTCCCCTGCTGCTGGCTCTGCTGTATGAATACACATCCTCACAGTCCCACTGGAAAGCCTACCTCTCTTTGTGGACAGACTTCAAAACACTGGATCATCCCATGTTCTG GTCtaaagaggagagaggcagGCTCCTGAAGGGAACAGGTGTGCCGGAGGCAGTGGACAGGGACCTGGCTAACATCCAGCGGGAGTACACAGATGTGGTCCTGCCATTCATGACCAGACATCCTGACCTCTGGAACCccggcacacacacactggacttGTACACACAGCTTGTGGCCTTTGTCATGGCCTACAG TTTCCAAGAGCCACAAGacgaggaggatgaggaggaggaggaagaggagaagccTCCCAACCCACCAATGATGGTTCCCATGGCTGACATGCTTAACCATGTGTCTAATCACAATGCTAATCTGGAGTTCACACAA GATAGCTTGAAGATGGTCTGCGTGCGCCCTATTCATAAAGGCCAGGAGGTGTTTAACACGTACGGGCAGATAGCCAACTGGCAGCTGCTTCACATGTACGGCTTCACCGAGCCGTGTTCCAGCAACAGCAACGACACTGCCGACATCCCCGTCGCTAACCTCTACGAAGCTGCCGCACGAG GTGCTCAGTCTGATCTGGACCGGCAGCTGGTTGAGGAGCAGTGGGAGGTGTTGTGTCAGATAATGGAAGAGAAAGCAGCCTTCGTCTTCGGTAAACAAGGCTGCCTTACAGACACAGAGCTCCATACTGCGCTCAAG gtgctgTGCATGTCAAAGGAAGAGCTTTCAGAGTTTAAAGACAACGAAGGATGGGAAGAAGATGACGAGGATGATGAGAAGATATCCCTGGCGCTCTCCAACGAGGGTCTTCCCAAGTTAAAGGCTTCATGGAAAAGGCTGATTTATGAGGCGGCCTGTCTGACATTGAGGTCCTATGGAGACGGAGAGGATGAGGAAAAAGTCATGGATGTCGACCGGGCGTTAATGGAGGATAAAGCGGCACTCATGGGACTGAGCTGCAGGCAGTGGAAGGCGCTGCAAGTACGCTATGGACAGAAGAGCATCCTGCATGGACTCATGGAGCTAACCAAGTCATGA
- the setd6 gene encoding N-lysine methyltransferase setd6 isoform X2, protein MTLRRGKFCSPSPDQLSSIREQPKFLPCWKKSSLQSSSGWVPLLLALLYEYTSSQSHWKAYLSLWTDFKTLDHPMFWSKEERGRLLKGTGVPEAVDRDLANIQREYTDVVLPFMTRHPDLWNPGTHTLDLYTQLVAFVMAYSFQEPQDEEDEEEEEEEKPPNPPMMVPMADMLNHVSNHNANLEFTQDSLKMVCVRPIHKGQEVFNTYGQIANWQLLHMYGFTEPCSSNSNDTADIPVANLYEAAARGAQSDLDRQLVEEQWEVLCQIMEEKAAFVFGKQGCLTDTELHTALKVLCMSKEELSEFKDNEGWEEDDEDDEKISLALSNEGLPKLKASWKRLIYEAACLTLRSYGDGEDEEKVMDVDRALMEDKAALMGLSCRQWKALQVRYGQKSILHGLMELTKS, encoded by the exons ATGACATTGAGGAGGGGGAAGTTTTGTTCACCATCCCCAGATCAGCTCTCCTCCATCAGGGAACAACCAAAGTTTCTACCTTGCTGGAAAAAG TCGTCTCTGCAGAGCTCGTCGGGTTGGGTTCCCCTGCTGCTGGCTCTGCTGTATGAATACACATCCTCACAGTCCCACTGGAAAGCCTACCTCTCTTTGTGGACAGACTTCAAAACACTGGATCATCCCATGTTCTG GTCtaaagaggagagaggcagGCTCCTGAAGGGAACAGGTGTGCCGGAGGCAGTGGACAGGGACCTGGCTAACATCCAGCGGGAGTACACAGATGTGGTCCTGCCATTCATGACCAGACATCCTGACCTCTGGAACCccggcacacacacactggacttGTACACACAGCTTGTGGCCTTTGTCATGGCCTACAG TTTCCAAGAGCCACAAGacgaggaggatgaggaggaggaggaagaggagaagccTCCCAACCCACCAATGATGGTTCCCATGGCTGACATGCTTAACCATGTGTCTAATCACAATGCTAATCTGGAGTTCACACAA GATAGCTTGAAGATGGTCTGCGTGCGCCCTATTCATAAAGGCCAGGAGGTGTTTAACACGTACGGGCAGATAGCCAACTGGCAGCTGCTTCACATGTACGGCTTCACCGAGCCGTGTTCCAGCAACAGCAACGACACTGCCGACATCCCCGTCGCTAACCTCTACGAAGCTGCCGCACGAG GTGCTCAGTCTGATCTGGACCGGCAGCTGGTTGAGGAGCAGTGGGAGGTGTTGTGTCAGATAATGGAAGAGAAAGCAGCCTTCGTCTTCGGTAAACAAGGCTGCCTTACAGACACAGAGCTCCATACTGCGCTCAAG gtgctgTGCATGTCAAAGGAAGAGCTTTCAGAGTTTAAAGACAACGAAGGATGGGAAGAAGATGACGAGGATGATGAGAAGATATCCCTGGCGCTCTCCAACGAGGGTCTTCCCAAGTTAAAGGCTTCATGGAAAAGGCTGATTTATGAGGCGGCCTGTCTGACATTGAGGTCCTATGGAGACGGAGAGGATGAGGAAAAAGTCATGGATGTCGACCGGGCGTTAATGGAGGATAAAGCGGCACTCATGGGACTGAGCTGCAGGCAGTGGAAGGCGCTGCAAGTACGCTATGGACAGAAGAGCATCCTGCATGGACTCATGGAGCTAACCAAGTCATGA